A genome region from Sphaeramia orbicularis chromosome 19, fSphaOr1.1, whole genome shotgun sequence includes the following:
- the ppm1bb gene encoding protein phosphatase 1bb isoform X2 codes for MGAFLDKPKTEKHSAHGEGNGLRYGLSSMQGWRVEMEDAHTAVVGLPHGLTDWSFFAVYDGHAGSRVANYCSGHLLEHILSGGADFGSGPCSVEGVKDGIRSGFLNIDEYMRSFADLRQGLDRSGSTAVCVLLSPTHLYFINCGDSRAVLSRDAKVGFSTQDHKPCNPREKERIQNAGGSVMIQRVNGSLAVSRALGDYDYKCVDGKGPTEQLVSPEPEVCVLERAAEGDEFVVLACDGIWDVMSNEELCEFVRSRLMVCDDLEKVCNSVVDTCLHKGSRDNMSVVLVCLPGAPKISEEAVKKEEELDKFLETRVEELLGNCGEAGVPDLVSVLRSIASENIPNLPPGGGLASKRSVIEAMYNKLNPHREEEGSAGELEDPW; via the exons ATGGGTGCATTCCTGGACAAACCGAAGACTGAGAAGCATAGTGCCCACGGTGAGGGCAACGGGCTGCGCTATGGCCTGAGCTCCATGCAGGGCTGGCGGGTGGAGATGGAGGACGCACACACAGCTGTGGTGGGCCTCCCCCATGGACTCACCGACTGGTCCTTCTTTGCTGTCTACGACGGCCACGCCGGCTCCCGGGTGGCCAACTACTGCTCTGGCCACCTGCTGGAACACATCTTGTCGGGAGGGGCTGACTTTGGTTCGGGCCCCTGCTCCGTGGAGGGTGTGAAGGACGGCATCCGCTCAGGCTTCCTGAACATTGACGAGTACATGCGCAGCTTCGCGGACCTGCGGCAGGGCCTGGACCGCAGCGGATCCACAGCCGTGTGCGTGTTGCTTAGCCCCACCCACCTCTACTTCATTAACTGCGGCGACTCGCGGGCCGTGCTGAGTCGAGACGCCAAGGTGGGCTTCTCCACCCAGGACCACAAGCCCTGCAACCCACGTGAAAAGGAACGCATCCAAAACGCCGGAGGCTCGGTCATGATTCAAAGGGTCAACGGCTCCCTGGCTGTGTCCCGGGCCCTGGGGGACTACGACTACAAATGTGTGGATGGTAAGGGCCCCACGGAGCAGCTGGTGAGCCCCGAGCCCGAGGTGTGTGTTTTGGAGCGGGCGGCTGAAGGAGACGAGTTTGTGGTGCTGGCATGCGACGGCATCTGGGACGTCATGTCCAACGAGGAGCTGTGTGAGTTTGTCCGCTCACGACTAATGGTGTGTGACGACCTGGAGAAGGTGTGTAACTCAGTGGTGGACACCTGTCTGCATAAG GGGAGCAGGGACAACATGAGTGTGGTGCTGGTGTGTTTACCTGGCGCTCCCAAGATCTCAGAGGAGGCTGTGAAGAAAGAAGAGGAGTTGGATAAGTTCCTGGAGACACGTGTTGAAG AGCTGCTTGGAAACTGTGGAGAGGCTGGAGTCCCTGACCTGGTGTCTGTCCTGAGGAGCATCGCCTCAGAGAACATCCCCAACCTCCCACCAGGGGGGGGCCTGGCCAGCAA